The Seriola aureovittata isolate HTS-2021-v1 ecotype China chromosome 3, ASM2101889v1, whole genome shotgun sequence genome includes a region encoding these proteins:
- the LOC130166008 gene encoding interleukin-2 receptor subunit beta-like, which yields MERNKKSLLLFLLLALLHVCTVRMEVADCPSHPDKNLTCYNDYDRNITCVWNSAYDHTDAVCTLHAKRNISNKKREYYTCCKLEPVDISRPALKKCSLYFHKDNIFQWFHVLSIDLICEDVKKIYTISYKPVCHIKLNPPVKPDINFTTISWFPQVAPYSRLNVYASQLQWKTEDQSWSDPSVQEKKNLCNLEHKTECEIELDPDLLIKGERYEARVRVKAEERVGSIWSDWSPTASWVSPEGRPKPPPPLSGVAAKIWGMIIAGAGFAFFLAVILLRNDKGTWVYEKIKGSPIPDPRKSSLKNMNFQNWLSPHSTSKLFLSLKPEDIISVEVTSTADAVTRCKKEAALLEKMKSENGYESTSSSFSNPSYSHLCATPPVSSSTTGNVEPCTADTPNGSVGSQVDGKTAEEVREEERKKELEIQQLLSKGNNNSEPVQVISDYEKPPVERFRLQSLDSGMFSGEDVSQESLDSGMCSGEDISQESLEADSIGATDSHDEGSEDKKQEREGGDGKVGFKMLFGGSGSLFGQQCIQVCSDYEQVQRMPPCSPELPSMDSGVCSGSEEQVSHEESLEDFDKSIESTSFQFPLTLPCTLPCALSSFPQLPLKFSGTDMSPPLQPSSPSHKLEGIALMTMSRSMEPSGDGYMPARQEES from the exons ATggagagaaacaagaaaagCCTTCTCCTGTTTCTACTTCTAGCTCTGCTTCATGTCTGCACTGTCAGAATGGAGGTTGCAGACTGTCCGAGCCACCCAGATAAAA ATCTCACCTGCTACAATGACTACGATCGTAACATCACTTGTGTGTGGAACAGTGCATACGACCACACGGATGCTGTGTGCACACTACACGCTAAAAGGAATATTTCGAACAA gaaacgTGAATATTACACTTGCTGTAAGCTAGAGCCTGTTGACATCTCCAGACCAGCGCTAAAGAAGTGCTCCCTGTACTTCCACAAAGATAACATT TTTCAGTGGTTCCATGTATTGTCCATTGATCTGATCTGTGAGGATGTGAAGAAAATTTATACAATTTCCTACAAGCCAGTTTGCCACA TAAAGCTGAACCCTCCAGTAAAACCAGATATCAACTTTACCACCATTTCCTGGTTTCCCCAAGTTGCACCCTATTCGAGACTCAACGTTTACGCCTCGcagctgcagtggaaaacagaGGATCAGTCATGgagt GATCCCtctgtgcaggaaaaaaaaaacctttgcaaTTTGGAGCACAAGACAGAGTGCGAGATAGAGCTGGACCCCGACCTGCTTATAAAAGGAGAGAGGTACGAGGCACGTGTTCGAGTGAAGGCTGAAGAACGGGTCGGATCAATCTGGAGTGACTGGAGCCCCACTGCATCATGGGTGTCACCTGAAGGTAGAccaaaaccaccaccaccactatcAG GTGTTGCCGCGAAGATATGGGGCATGATCATCGCAGGCGCAGGGTTTGCCTTCTTTCTGGCTGTCATACTCTTGAGGAATGACAAAGGCACCTG gGTTTACGAGAAGATCAAAGGTTCGCCCATACCAGACCCAAGAAAATCCTCCCTGAAGAATATGAATTTCCAG AATTGGTTGAGCCCTCACTCGACCAGCAAACTCTTTCTCTCCTTGAAACCGGAGGATATCATCTCTGTAGAGGTAACCTCCACTGCGGATGCTGTCACACGGTGCAAGAAAGAGGCGGCACTGCTGGAGAAGATGAAAAGCGAGAATGGCTATGAGTCGAccagttccagcttctccaatcCCAGTTACTCCCACCTGTGTGCTACTCCTCCGGTCTCCTCGTCCACCACAGGGAATGTGGAGCCCTGTACCGCTGATACACCTAATGGGTCTGTTGGTAGTCAGGTTGATGGTAAAACTGCAGAAGAGGttagggaggaagaaagaaagaaagaactggAGATCCAGCAGTTGCTTTCcaaaggcaacaacaacagtgagcCAGTGCAGGTCATTTCAGACTATGAGAAACCGCCGGTCGAGCGCTTCAGGCTCCAGAGTCTTGACTCAGGTATGTTCAGTGGCGAAGACGTTAGTCAAGAGAGTCTTGACTCAGGTATGTGCAGTGGCGAAGACATTAGTCAAGAGAGTCTGGAAGCAGATAGCATTGGTGCGACTGACAGCCATGATGAGGGGTCAGAGGACaaaaagcaggagagagagggaggggatggaAAAGTAGGTTTCAAGATGCTGTTTGGAGGCAGTGGAAGCCTTTTTGGCCAGCAGTGTATTCAGGTTTGTTCTGATTATGAGCAAGTCCAGAGGATGCCTCCTTGCAGCCCTGAGCTGCCCAGCATGGATTCAGGGGTTTGTAGTGGGAGCGAAGAGCAGGTGAGTCATGAGGAGAGCCTGGAGGACTTTGATAAGTCCATTGAATCCACAAGCTTCCAGTTTCCTCTGACTCTTCCCTGTACTTTACCATGCGCCTTGTCTTCTTTCCCACAACTACCTTTGAAGTTCTCTGGAACAGATATGAGTCCACCTCTACAACCTTCAAGTCCAAGTCACAAACTGGAGGGGATCGCTCTGATGACAATGTCCAGGTCAATGGAACCTTCTGGTGATGGATATATGCCAGCGAGACAGGAAGAGAGTTAA